The Streptomyces albofaciens JCM 4342 genome has a segment encoding these proteins:
- a CDS encoding alpha/beta hydrolase: MKAPLDYEHPSAGTDLKLAVSRKKATGPGDRLGSLMVNPGGPGGSAIDYLQQYAPQPEAVRARYDMVAMDPRGVARSEPVTCLSNAQMDDFTRVDQTPDDDAEVERLTSSLRTFAQGCLRRSGARLGHISTAESARDMDVLRAVLGDDKLTYVGASYGTFLGATYAGLFPSRVGHLVLDGAMDPSLPARATNRDQTAGFNTAFTAFAKDCAKQRDCPLGSSGPEEAGRRLTALFKKLDAHPAPTGGPRTLTESLATSGVTAAMYDEGAWPVLREYLAEAQKGDGRGLLALSDSYYERDPDGTYANQMFANPAVNCLDLPGAFSGPDEVRAALPAFRKASPVFGESFAWAALNCAYWPVKPTGTPHRITAEGAAPILVVGTTRDPATPYPWARSLAAQLSSATLLTYDGDGHTAYGRGSDCIDTAINTYLLESTPPPPDKTCT, encoded by the coding sequence ATGAAGGCCCCCCTCGACTACGAGCACCCCAGCGCCGGTACCGACCTGAAACTGGCCGTCTCCCGCAAGAAGGCCACCGGGCCGGGCGACCGCCTCGGCTCCCTCATGGTCAACCCGGGCGGGCCCGGCGGCTCGGCGATCGACTACCTCCAGCAGTACGCGCCCCAGCCCGAGGCGGTCCGGGCCCGTTACGACATGGTCGCCATGGATCCCCGCGGCGTGGCCCGCAGCGAACCGGTCACCTGCCTGTCCAACGCCCAGATGGACGACTTCACCCGCGTCGACCAGACCCCCGACGACGACGCCGAGGTCGAGCGCCTCACCTCCTCCCTGCGCACCTTCGCCCAGGGCTGCCTGCGCCGCTCCGGAGCCCGCCTCGGCCACATCTCGACCGCCGAGTCCGCCCGCGACATGGACGTCCTGCGTGCCGTCCTCGGCGACGACAAGCTCACCTACGTAGGCGCCTCCTACGGCACCTTCCTCGGCGCCACGTACGCCGGCCTCTTCCCCTCCCGCGTGGGACACCTGGTCCTCGACGGTGCCATGGACCCCTCGCTTCCTGCCCGCGCGACGAACCGCGACCAGACCGCCGGCTTCAACACGGCCTTCACGGCCTTCGCCAAAGACTGCGCCAAGCAGCGCGACTGCCCCCTCGGCAGCTCCGGCCCCGAAGAAGCCGGCCGCCGCCTCACCGCCCTCTTCAAGAAACTCGACGCCCACCCCGCCCCCACCGGCGGCCCGCGCACCCTCACCGAATCCCTCGCCACCAGCGGTGTGACAGCCGCCATGTACGACGAGGGGGCCTGGCCCGTCCTGCGCGAATACCTCGCGGAGGCCCAGAAGGGCGACGGCCGGGGCCTCCTCGCCCTCTCCGACTCCTACTACGAACGCGACCCGGACGGCACGTACGCCAACCAGATGTTCGCCAACCCCGCCGTGAACTGCCTCGACCTCCCGGGCGCCTTCTCCGGCCCCGACGAGGTACGCGCCGCCCTGCCCGCCTTCCGCAAGGCCTCCCCGGTCTTCGGCGAAAGCTTCGCCTGGGCCGCCCTGAACTGCGCGTACTGGCCGGTCAAGCCCACCGGCACCCCGCACCGCATCACCGCCGAGGGCGCCGCCCCCATCCTGGTCGTCGGCACCACCCGCGACCCCGCCACCCCTTACCCCTGGGCCCGCTCCCTCGCCGCCCAGCTCTCCTCCGCCACCCTCCTCACCTACGACGGCGACGGCCACACCGCCTACGGCCGCGGCAGCGACTGCATCGACACCGCCATCAACACCTACCTCCTCGAATCCACACCCCCACCCCCCGACAAGACCTGCACCTGA
- a CDS encoding DNA polymerase III subunit delta', translating to MAVWDDVIGQERLIEQLAAAARDADALVTAEGAAVTGADPIARSGTSKMTHAWLFTGPPGAGRATAARAFAAALQCVSPDRALGGAPGCGFCEGCHTSLVGTHADVEVVRTDLLSIGVKETRDLVRRSSMSPSGGRWQVIVLEDADRLTEGAGNVLLKAVEEPAPRTVWLLCAPSIEDVLPTIRSRCRHVTLRTPPVAAVADFLVRRDGIEPEAAAAAARATQGHIDRARRLATDERARARRNAVLKLPLRVDDIGGCLKGAQELIDAATEDAKQVAEEVDTKETEELRAALGAAAGTGGRLPRGTAGAMKELQDKQKRRSTRTQRDSLDLALTDLTAFYRDVLAVQLNSAVPLANDEVRDSIRRIAASSTPERTLRRIEAVIACRQALDRNVAPLLAVEAMTAALRKG from the coding sequence ATGGCGGTGTGGGACGACGTGATCGGGCAGGAACGCCTGATCGAGCAGCTCGCCGCGGCCGCGCGCGACGCGGACGCACTGGTCACCGCCGAGGGCGCGGCCGTGACCGGCGCCGACCCGATAGCCCGGTCCGGCACGTCCAAGATGACCCACGCCTGGCTGTTCACCGGCCCGCCCGGCGCCGGCCGCGCCACCGCCGCGCGCGCCTTCGCCGCCGCCCTCCAGTGCGTCAGCCCGGACCGCGCCCTCGGCGGCGCCCCCGGCTGCGGCTTCTGCGAGGGCTGCCACACGAGCCTGGTGGGCACCCACGCCGACGTGGAGGTCGTCCGTACGGACCTGCTCTCGATCGGCGTGAAGGAGACCCGCGACCTGGTCCGCCGCTCCTCCATGTCCCCGTCGGGCGGCCGCTGGCAGGTGATCGTCCTGGAGGACGCCGACCGCCTCACCGAGGGCGCGGGCAACGTCCTCCTCAAGGCCGTCGAGGAGCCCGCTCCCCGTACGGTCTGGCTGCTGTGCGCCCCCTCCATCGAGGACGTACTGCCCACCATCCGCTCCCGCTGCCGCCACGTGACCTTGCGTACGCCGCCGGTCGCCGCCGTCGCCGACTTCCTGGTCCGCCGGGACGGCATCGAGCCGGAGGCCGCCGCTGCCGCCGCGCGGGCCACCCAGGGCCACATCGACCGGGCCCGCCGCCTGGCCACCGACGAACGGGCCCGTGCCCGGCGCAACGCGGTCCTCAAGCTCCCCCTGCGCGTGGACGACATCGGCGGCTGCCTCAAGGGCGCCCAGGAGCTGATCGACGCCGCGACGGAGGACGCCAAGCAGGTCGCCGAGGAGGTGGACACCAAGGAGACGGAGGAGCTGCGCGCCGCGCTCGGCGCCGCCGCCGGCACGGGCGGCCGCCTGCCGCGCGGCACCGCGGGCGCCATGAAGGAGCTCCAGGACAAGCAGAAGCGCCGCTCCACCCGCACCCAGCGCGACAGCCTCGACCTCGCCTTGACCGACCTCACCGCCTTCTACCGCGACGTCCTGGCCGTCCAACTGAACTCCGCGGTCCCCCTCGCCAACGACGAGGTCCGCGACAGCATCCGCCGTATCGCGGCCTCCTCCACCCCCGAACGCACGCTGCGCCGGATAGAGGCCGTCATCGCCTGCCGCCAGGCCCTGGACCGCAACGTGGCCCCGTTGCTGGCGGTGGAGGCGATGACGGCGGCGCTGCGGAAGGGCTGA